From the genome of Thermogutta terrifontis, one region includes:
- a CDS encoding RNA methyltransferase: MTRFVQQRHKQPIQLERPRELIVACPPMKSNVNLSRIVRAAGCCGIRRLICCGNARILPEIARDTGPELQIEFHRTLPPVLKKLKGEGYPLIGLEQTTDSTCIYEFTFPRRCVLVVGHERLGIEEEILAMLDHVVEIPVYGLPYAHNVATATAIALYEYCRQYPRG; the protein is encoded by the coding sequence ATGACCCGATTCGTCCAGCAACGTCACAAGCAGCCGATTCAATTGGAACGGCCGCGGGAGCTCATCGTAGCCTGCCCGCCCATGAAGAGTAACGTCAATCTGTCCCGGATCGTGCGGGCGGCAGGCTGCTGCGGGATCCGGCGTCTCATCTGTTGCGGCAACGCACGGATTCTTCCCGAAATCGCCCGGGACACAGGCCCCGAACTTCAGATTGAGTTTCACCGCACGCTTCCGCCGGTCCTGAAGAAGCTCAAGGGTGAAGGCTATCCTCTTATTGGCCTGGAACAAACAACAGACTCGACCTGCATCTATGAATTCACTTTTCCGCGGCGGTGTGTTCTCGTGGTGGGACACGAGCGCTTGGGCATCGAAGAGGAAATTCTGGCAATGCTGGATCACGTGGTGGAAATCCCTGTGTATGGCTTGCCCTATGCCCACAACGTGGCAACCGCGACCGCCATCGCGCTGTATGAATACTGTCGCCAGTATCCCCGGGGGTGA
- a CDS encoding carbamoyltransferase HypF — translation MSDSTTEATAATSLARWRIHVTGVVQGIGFRPFVYRTARKHGLTGWVRNASDGVTLEVQGSRNQLMPFWEEFLHHRPAGVVYETLEKTELPPLAPEEPTFQILPSREGGVRQPTIPPDLATCAECLAELRDPADRRYQYPFINCTHCGPRWSIIEGVPYDRPLTSMKIFPMCGECESEYHNPADRRFHAQPVACPACGPHVELRSASGELLAERETAIRLAAQTIREGQVLGLKGLGGFQLICDAGNEAAVQTLRQRKRRPDKPFALMMTEEMLRQVCEEPSEAVWRWLRSPTAPIVLLRRRHNLTDHTGKPATGNAPLTSSDERRNQATTSPAEDFRPENGVCPVAEAVAPGNPYLGVMLPYTPLHHLLMEAVGRPIVCTSGNLTEEPMAIANDEAFQRLGKIADVFLVHNRPIVRPVDDSVMAEGEPDDIFLIRRARGFAPRPIRLAAKGPVVLATGGHLKNVVGLALEDQAILSAHVGDLDNLLAWEAHRRAVEDLLRFFQAVPEVVACDLHPDYASTRVAEEFACRLKAPLFRWQHHVVHFAACLAEWETPRSDPAFDGVLAPQPGPLEIEQRTTRPLPVPLLGVIWDGTGYGIDGTVWGGEFFLFDGRSFQRVAHLRPFPLPGGEVVVRQPRRSLLGLLAACGMAERELDSPDGLLRNLFTETEARILLHSVARGIQCPQTSSMGRLFDAVAALLGLGARISFEGQAAMALQFSAEQVYFSSAGPLSSGTRGPNPRAAGEVPGDAFMPSVHRFALTKGRPIVLDWQPVLKSLVAGLRAGVPRERLALDFHRQLVEAVLTVAEQFNVQGLMFSGGCFQNQLLRRLLAAACRVRGVTPWFARRIPPGDGGLALGQIWLTRRALQGDFIPGRGGVAENVNKDSNEKD, via the coding sequence TTGAGCGACTCAACAACCGAAGCGACTGCCGCGACCAGCCTCGCTCGGTGGCGGATTCACGTGACCGGCGTTGTTCAGGGGATCGGCTTTCGCCCGTTTGTCTACCGCACTGCGCGAAAGCACGGGCTGACCGGGTGGGTGCGCAACGCGTCGGACGGGGTCACGCTGGAGGTTCAGGGGAGCCGGAATCAACTCATGCCTTTCTGGGAAGAGTTCCTGCATCACCGGCCGGCGGGGGTCGTTTACGAAACGCTGGAAAAAACGGAACTTCCGCCGCTTGCTCCGGAGGAACCGACGTTTCAAATTCTTCCCAGCCGGGAGGGCGGCGTCCGCCAGCCGACAATCCCGCCGGACCTGGCCACCTGTGCCGAGTGCCTCGCCGAACTTCGTGATCCTGCCGACCGCCGGTATCAGTACCCATTTATCAACTGCACCCACTGTGGACCGCGCTGGTCCATCATCGAGGGCGTCCCGTACGATCGGCCGCTCACCTCGATGAAGATTTTCCCCATGTGCGGGGAGTGCGAAAGCGAATACCACAACCCCGCGGATCGTCGCTTTCACGCTCAGCCCGTCGCCTGTCCGGCGTGTGGTCCCCACGTGGAATTACGGAGTGCCTCAGGCGAACTGCTCGCCGAACGGGAAACCGCCATCCGCCTCGCCGCCCAGACCATTCGCGAGGGCCAAGTCCTGGGCTTGAAAGGGCTGGGGGGATTCCAGTTAATCTGCGATGCCGGGAACGAAGCCGCTGTGCAGACGCTCCGCCAGCGAAAACGGCGACCAGATAAACCTTTCGCACTCATGATGACCGAAGAGATGCTTCGGCAAGTGTGCGAGGAGCCATCTGAGGCCGTTTGGCGGTGGTTGCGATCTCCCACTGCCCCTATCGTCCTGCTTCGCCGACGGCACAACTTGACCGACCACACAGGCAAACCGGCGACCGGCAATGCTCCATTGACATCCTCAGACGAGCGGCGTAACCAAGCAACTACGAGCCCAGCCGAGGACTTCCGGCCCGAGAATGGCGTCTGTCCTGTCGCCGAAGCGGTGGCCCCGGGAAATCCTTATCTCGGTGTCATGCTTCCATACACGCCCCTCCATCATCTGTTGATGGAGGCCGTGGGTCGTCCCATCGTCTGCACCAGCGGCAACCTGACGGAAGAGCCCATGGCCATCGCGAATGACGAGGCCTTCCAGCGATTGGGGAAGATCGCTGATGTGTTCCTGGTCCACAACCGGCCGATCGTCCGCCCCGTGGATGATTCGGTTATGGCGGAGGGAGAGCCCGACGACATCTTTCTTATTCGTCGCGCCAGAGGATTCGCCCCCCGTCCGATCCGCCTGGCCGCCAAGGGGCCGGTCGTTCTGGCCACGGGTGGACATCTCAAGAACGTCGTCGGTCTCGCCCTGGAGGACCAGGCCATCTTGAGTGCCCATGTCGGGGACCTGGACAATCTTCTGGCGTGGGAAGCGCACCGCCGGGCTGTGGAAGACCTGTTACGGTTCTTTCAGGCCGTGCCGGAAGTGGTGGCGTGCGATCTTCACCCGGACTACGCCTCGACGCGGGTGGCTGAGGAGTTCGCCTGCCGTCTCAAGGCCCCGCTCTTTCGCTGGCAGCATCATGTGGTCCACTTTGCGGCCTGCCTGGCGGAGTGGGAAACGCCTCGGAGCGATCCTGCCTTTGACGGGGTCCTTGCGCCACAGCCTGGCCCGTTGGAAATTGAACAACGAACCACCCGGCCACTGCCCGTACCACTCCTGGGTGTCATTTGGGATGGCACGGGCTACGGAATTGATGGGACCGTCTGGGGCGGTGAGTTTTTCCTCTTTGACGGGCGGTCGTTCCAGAGGGTTGCGCATCTGCGTCCGTTCCCGCTCCCCGGTGGGGAAGTCGTCGTTCGCCAGCCGCGCCGTTCGCTCTTGGGGCTCCTCGCGGCATGTGGAATGGCGGAGCGCGAGCTGGACAGCCCGGACGGATTATTAAGAAACCTGTTCACGGAAACCGAGGCCCGCATCCTCCTTCACTCCGTGGCACGCGGCATCCAGTGCCCGCAGACCTCCAGCATGGGACGCCTTTTCGACGCCGTGGCGGCGCTGCTGGGTCTAGGGGCGCGGATCAGTTTCGAAGGCCAGGCGGCCATGGCGTTGCAATTTTCCGCCGAGCAGGTTTACTTCTCCTCAGCCGGGCCACTCTCCAGTGGAACCCGGGGCCCCAATCCTCGCGCCGCTGGTGAGGTGCCTGGCGACGCGTTCATGCCGAGCGTTCATCGATTCGCTCTCACAAAGGGCAGGCCGATCGTGCTGGACTGGCAGCCCGTACTGAAATCGCTTGTGGCCGGTCTTCGCGCGGGGGTTCCCCGCGAGCGGCTGGCCCTCGACTTCCATCGGCAACTGGTTGAGGCGGTCCTGACTGTGGCAGAACAATTCAACGTCCAGGGGTTGATGTTCTCCGGCGGTTGCTTTCAGAATCAACTTCTTCGGCGGTTGTTGGCCGCTGCCTGTCGTGTTCGCGGGGTGACGCCCTGGTTTGCCCGCCGAATCCCACCCGGAGATGGTGGCCTGGCCCTCGGCCAAATCTGGTTGACCCGGCGGGCCCTCCAAGGGGATTTCATCCCCGGGCGGGGCGGTGTTGCGGAAAACGTTAACAAAGATTCCAACGAAAAAGATTGA
- a CDS encoding HypC/HybG/HupF family hydrogenase formation chaperone, giving the protein MCLGVPGKIIQKYDREGLPYAQVDFGGIAKEICLAYVPEAEVGEYVIVHVGFAISRLDEAEAMEQLALLREMEAAGEESPWPPVSEETETSS; this is encoded by the coding sequence ATGTGCTTGGGTGTGCCAGGAAAAATCATTCAAAAATATGACCGCGAAGGGCTTCCTTATGCCCAGGTCGATTTCGGCGGCATCGCCAAGGAAATCTGCCTGGCGTACGTTCCGGAGGCGGAAGTGGGGGAGTATGTGATCGTCCACGTGGGCTTCGCCATCAGCCGGCTGGATGAGGCCGAGGCCATGGAGCAACTTGCTCTGCTCCGAGAGATGGAAGCCGCTGGAGAAGAATCCCCCTGGCCGCCGGTTTCAGAGGAAACGGAAACGTCGTCATGA
- a CDS encoding cupin domain-containing protein: MDVRNLNEVPAFITKDGSEIRELLSYRNSCIRNQSLAEARLPPGGSTQGHHHIKTEEIYYILEGFARMQVGDEIRDVGPGDAIAIPPGVYHQITNTGTTTLRFLCCCAPCYEHEDTVIRA, translated from the coding sequence ATGGACGTAAGAAACCTCAACGAAGTCCCGGCCTTTATCACAAAGGATGGCTCCGAGATCCGCGAACTTCTCTCTTATAGGAATTCGTGCATTCGCAACCAATCTTTGGCCGAGGCACGGCTTCCCCCCGGTGGCAGCACACAAGGCCACCATCATATCAAAACAGAAGAAATTTACTACATTTTGGAAGGTTTTGCCCGAATGCAGGTGGGTGACGAAATCCGCGATGTCGGTCCCGGTGATGCCATCGCGATCCCACCTGGAGTGTATCATCAGATCACCAACACGGGGACAACCACGCTTCGTTTTCTGTGCTGCTGCGCCCCCTGTTACGAGCACGAGGACACGGTCATTCGCGCGTGA
- a CDS encoding PGPGW domain-containing protein encodes MWTPLQNSLAGKESPHIEFTPEGQPTAALEDLLASLSWLDRVLLRIGIRWVRRIVITIVGLTLLLVGVIMIVAPGPATLVIPMGLAILGLEYAWARRLLKRLKGYVDAGLTQGSAMLGWDKKTTAAPTTSPQECSASPSHNPPSSTSPEKAS; translated from the coding sequence ATGTGGACACCGCTCCAAAATAGCCTCGCCGGGAAGGAGTCCCCGCACATTGAATTCACGCCCGAGGGCCAGCCAACCGCCGCTCTGGAAGATTTGTTGGCCTCGCTCAGTTGGCTCGACCGCGTCCTGCTGCGTATCGGCATTCGCTGGGTCCGACGGATCGTCATTACAATCGTCGGGTTGACACTGCTGCTGGTGGGCGTGATCATGATCGTTGCCCCTGGACCTGCCACGCTGGTTATTCCTATGGGGCTTGCCATCCTCGGGCTGGAATACGCCTGGGCCCGACGGCTGCTTAAACGCCTCAAAGGCTACGTGGACGCCGGGCTCACCCAGGGATCGGCGATGCTGGGGTGGGACAAAAAAACAACCGCCGCACCGACAACCTCTCCCCAGGAGTGCTCCGCCAGCCCCTCACACAATCCCCCATCGAGCACTTCCCCCGAGAAAGCCTCCTGA
- a CDS encoding HEPN domain-containing protein, with translation MPPWTSQDFLVIAAQRMHAADVLFQYGLYLDAAYIVGYAVECSLKALIMEHTAVEKRSQQLARITRGATMHRPETLVGILHGELGVQLPEKIVERFRRQSFAWSVDLRYETGRGDKNATEALFETARMIYEFVSQQLSGGSS, from the coding sequence GTGCCACCTTGGACGAGTCAGGACTTTCTCGTAATTGCGGCTCAACGGATGCATGCCGCGGATGTACTATTCCAATACGGGTTATATTTGGATGCCGCATACATTGTAGGTTATGCTGTGGAATGTTCCCTGAAGGCGCTGATTATGGAGCACACGGCAGTCGAGAAACGGTCGCAGCAACTCGCCAGGATCACCCGTGGTGCTACGATGCATCGGCCGGAAACGCTCGTAGGTATTCTGCATGGTGAATTAGGAGTGCAGCTGCCGGAAAAGATTGTAGAAAGATTTCGTCGGCAGTCATTCGCATGGAGTGTTGATTTACGCTACGAAACGGGCCGCGGAGATAAGAACGCGACAGAAGCTTTGTTCGAGACGGCGAGGATGATCTACGAGTTCGTGTCCCAACAATTGTCGGGGGGATCGTCATGA
- the lpxK gene encoding tetraacyldisaccharide 4'-kinase has protein sequence MQFFSIENYLRIISGQDRTPRAALLRVGLWPAGALYAAAMVLRNKAYDWRWLRTEQVEVPVISVGNLTLGGTGKTPFVAWLARWFRRHGVRVSIVSRGYGAEEGSRNDEAKALEWALPDVPHLQNPDRVAAARTAITELETELILLDDAFQHRRIARDLDIVLLDALQPFGFGHVVPRGLLREPLRGIRRAQIVILSRADLVSQDLREEIRQRVAKLHPSAIWAEIRQQPTAWVNAAGDAQTLESFHPDKVLAFCGIGNPEAFRRTLERLQFTLDPGAVRVFPDHHPYTREDVGDLTRWAEQMQAKAVVCTEKDLVKIGLTHLGKIPLWALRIEVAFISGLSDVEAALQPLVERVIRNRESR, from the coding sequence ATGCAGTTTTTTTCCATCGAGAACTATTTGCGGATTATCAGCGGCCAGGACAGGACGCCACGAGCGGCACTTCTTCGTGTCGGGCTCTGGCCTGCGGGAGCGCTTTATGCTGCCGCGATGGTGCTTCGCAACAAAGCGTATGATTGGCGCTGGCTGCGGACCGAGCAAGTGGAAGTGCCGGTCATCTCGGTGGGGAATCTCACCCTGGGAGGAACCGGGAAGACGCCGTTTGTTGCCTGGCTTGCCCGATGGTTTCGTCGTCACGGCGTCCGGGTGAGTATCGTCAGCCGGGGATACGGGGCGGAGGAGGGGAGTCGCAATGACGAGGCCAAAGCCCTCGAATGGGCGCTGCCGGATGTGCCGCACCTTCAGAATCCCGATCGGGTGGCGGCTGCCCGAACGGCCATCACGGAACTGGAGACCGAGCTCATCCTGCTGGATGACGCGTTCCAGCACCGCAGAATCGCCCGAGATCTGGATATTGTGCTTCTGGATGCCCTCCAACCATTCGGATTTGGGCATGTCGTTCCCCGGGGTTTACTCCGGGAACCCCTCCGGGGAATCCGTCGTGCCCAAATCGTGATCCTTTCTCGGGCCGATCTCGTCTCGCAAGACCTCCGGGAAGAAATTCGGCAGAGGGTGGCCAAACTCCATCCCAGCGCCATCTGGGCAGAAATACGCCAGCAGCCAACCGCGTGGGTCAACGCAGCGGGAGACGCGCAGACGCTGGAGTCATTTCACCCCGACAAAGTCCTGGCTTTTTGCGGCATCGGCAATCCAGAGGCCTTTCGACGAACGCTCGAACGGCTTCAATTCACGCTGGATCCCGGAGCTGTACGCGTCTTCCCGGACCATCACCCGTACACCCGGGAAGATGTCGGCGATCTGACGCGGTGGGCGGAACAGATGCAGGCAAAAGCGGTGGTGTGCACGGAAAAGGACCTGGTGAAGATCGGGCTTACGCACCTGGGAAAGATCCCGCTGTGGGCCCTGCGGATTGAGGTGGCCTTTATCTCAGGACTTTCGGACGTGGAAGCCGCGCTCCAGCCCTTGGTGGAACGAGTCATCCGGAATCGGGAGAGCAGGTAA